The DNA segment ACTTACCGACCCCCTTTCTGGAACTCGTCGTTACCATGCACGGCACCCCCGCCCCGTTCCCAAGGGCCGAGGTGCGTTCCGAATGCCTCGGTGTCCTTGACGTCAATCGTCCGTTCCCGGAACCGCCGGGGGCTCCGGCGGCTCCGATCCGGTCGGAAAGTACGACGATGCGAGGGGGTGTCAAGGGGAAAATCCGCGCCCGGAGCGGGATTCCGGTGATTCAAACCGGACCGGAACACCTCAAGAAGCGTCCAGTCCGGCCGCCCGCCTCACTCCCCCGGCGCGTTGGTGATGACCGGCGTCCCGTCCGGCGCCCTGAGCAGCCGGGCCGCGGCGGGGGCCCGCCTCCGGCCCGCGGCCAGCCCGGCCCGCCGGAGCACTTGCCGGACGAAGCGCCGCGTCTCGGGATAGGGCGGGACGCCGCCGAACCGGTCGACCGCCCCCTCCCCGGCGTTGTAGGCCGCCAGCGCCCGGACCACGTCTCCGGCGTACCGGTCGAGGAGCCACCGGAGGTAGCGCGCTCCCCCCTCCAGGTTCTCCTCGGGATCGGAGGGGTCGGCCACCCCGAACCGCCGGGCGGTCTCGGGCATGAGCTGGGCGAGCCCGACGGCGCCCGCCCGGCTCACCGCCCCCGGTTCCCGGGCCGACTCCTCTTCGACCAGGGCGGCGAGAAGCCGCGGGTCGAGGCCGTGCCGCCGGGCCACCCGCTCGATGAGCCGCTGGTAGGGGGGGCCGATCGGGTCCCGTCCCGCTCCCGCGAGGAGCTCTTCCGGCCCGGCCGCGAAGGCGAGCGCCAGGACGACCGGAAGGGCGAGCGGAATCCGGCGGCCACGGTGGGTCATCTCTGTATATGGATAGGGACCGGCAAGGCCCCCGTCAGCTCGCGCCTCCGAGGATCTCCCGGACCGCGTCCGGCGCCCGCGCGAGCGCCTCGTCGATCCTGTCCGGCCGGCGGCCCCCGGCTTCCGCCAGGTCGGGGCGACCGCCGCCCCCCCCGCCCACGATCGGACCGAGCCGGCGAACCACCTCGCGGGCATCCACCCGGCCCGCCAGGGAGGGGGTCACGGCGACCACCAGGGCGGCCTTGCCGCCCTCTTCCGCCCCGACGACCACCACGG comes from the Acidobacteriota bacterium genome and includes:
- a CDS encoding lytic transglycosylase domain-containing protein, which codes for MTHRGRRIPLALPVVLALAFAAGPEELLAGAGRDPIGPPYQRLIERVARRHGLDPRLLAALVEEESAREPGAVSRAGAVGLAQLMPETARRFGVADPSDPEENLEGGARYLRWLLDRYAGDVVRALAAYNAGEGAVDRFGGVPPYPETRRFVRQVLRRAGLAAGRRRAPAAARLLRAPDGTPVITNAPGE